In the Pseudanabaena sp. BC1403 genome, CATAGCTCAATGTCTGATCGCAAAGCCCAAATACTCGCAGTTCCAATAGTTAGCCACAGAAACCCATCAAATATCCATCGCAGATAGGTTTGCACTTCGATCAAACGCTGGACTTGACGCTCTAGAAGTTGATCGGATATTTGCTCAGCAGACGCATCAGGAACAATATTGATGTCTTCATCATTCATAACTCAGCACAATCCTTGATGTGAAAATTTTTTAATTAAAGAAAAGCTCCCGTTGGGAGCTTTTCTTTAATTAATTTGCCTCTAGGGTCGGTTGACTAATTTTAGGATTCTGACGACTGCGCCACCATGCCAGTAAAATGCTGGCATTGAAGATACTGGAATAAGCCCCAGAAAGGAATCCAATAATCAGAGCAAGAGAGAAGAATCTCAGGGTTGCACCGCCAAACAAGAAAATAGCCACAAGAGGAAGAGTTGCGGTTAGCGATGTGTTAATCGATCGCCCCAGAGTTTGATTGACAGAAGCATTAACTAACTGATTAAAGTTAGAAGCACCTGCATCAAGCTTTACATTTTCACGAATGCGATCGTAAATGACCACCGTATCATTCACCGAGAAGCCGCAGATTGTCAGCATCGACACGATAAACAAACTGTCGATCTCCACACCCATTGTTAATCCAAGGATGGAAAATGCCCCCACAGTTACTAACATGTCGTGAAACAGCGCAATAATCGCAAAGGTTGCATAATCTAGCTGAAACCGAAATGCTAAATAAATACCAATGCCTGAAAAAGACAAAGCAAGAGCAAGTAAACCATTTCTGAGCGCTTGCTGACCGATCGCGGGACCAACTTCATCTATTTGCGACTTTTTAGGATCAACTTCACCATATTGCTTCAAAGACTCTGTGAGTGCTGATTTTAATTTTTCGCGTTCATCAGTTGAGAGATGAGCTGTCCGCACTGATACACCCTTGAGATCTTTGCCCTCTACTAATTGAATGACGCTGTTGGTAAAACCTTTGTTTTCAATCGCTTGCCTGACGGCACTTATATCAATCGGTTTGCCGCAATTACCAGCATTGCAAGCCAAGCCCAATGTGACACTAGAGCCACCCGTAAAGTCGATTCCCAATCGCAATGGCGAACCTAACTGCTGAAAAGACAACACCATTGCCACGATCCCAGCCAAAATTACCGCTGTCGAAATCGTGATGTAAAGCCGAGCATTTTTGATTACATCTAATCTCATAACACTGCACCACTTGTATTGTCTTTTTTATTGTCGTTTTTACTATCGCTAGATTCATCTTCAGTGTTTGCATCTACATCGATCGTTGTCGATGAGATTTTGCCAAAAGCCTTCATGCCATAGTATTCAGGCTTGCGGAAGATCGGATTGCTAATCATCGCTAACATTAGCGATCGGCTCAGGGTGATTGCTGTAAACATACTGGTCAGAACCCCGACCCCAAGAGTAACTGCAAAGCCTTTTACAAATCCTGAACCAAGCCAAAATAGTGCGGCACAAGCAATCAATGTCGTCACATTACTATCGAGAATACTTGACCAAGCTCGATAAAAACCTGCTTCAACTGATTTATAAAGTGTGCGTCCCGCTTTTAATTCTTCTTTAGTGCGTTCAAAAATTAATACGTTCGCATCTACTGCCATACCGATACTGAGGATAAATCCTGCAATCCCTGGCAAAGTCAGCACCACGCCCAATAAGCCAAACAGCGAAAAAGTAATAACCGCATAGGTGATCAGTGCAATATCCGCAACAGCTCCCAAAATACGGTAATACAGCACCATGAAAATTAGTATTAGTAGTAATCCCGCAACTCCAGCATAAATACTACTAAGGATACTATCTGCGCCAAGAGTTGCTCCGACAGTGCGATTTTCAACAATTTCCACTGGTACTGGCAATGCACCTGCACGTAGTTGCAAAGCTAATTCGGTGGCTGTATCTAAGTTGAAGTTTCCTGTAATAACTGCTCGACTGCCAGTAATGCCCTTACCTTGAAATTCGGGGCCTACTGATGGAGAGCTAATTAATTTATCGTCTAGAAAAATTCCTAAAGAGCGACCAGTTCCACCGATTTCGCCAGTGGTTTTAGCAAATAGATCACCACCTTTATCATCAAAAGTTAAGGCAACTTGCCAAGAATCGGGACCATTGCCCGTTGGTGAAGCAACTGCATCTTTGAGCATATTGCCTGTTAAGCCTGTGCGCTCAAAAATCCCTTTTAAATCTTCAATACTTTTCTTATAAGCGGCTTCACTTTCCGCGATCGCCTTTTGATCGGTAGAATTTTTCAGGATTTCACGCTGAATTGCCGCCGCCCTCTGGACTTGCAATCTCGCCCCTAGCTCACTTTCCGTACCTTTCTTTTGCTTACGAAAATCAAGCTGGGCAGTTGTACCAATTACGCGCTCAGCTTGAGCAGGATCATTTACTCCTGGTAACTGCACGATTAGTTGATCATTCCCAGCCAGCAAAATCGTTGCTTCAGAGACTCCTAAGCCATTAATGCGCTGTTCCACCACAAACTTTGCAGTTTCCATGATGCGTGGCGTAATTTCATTAATACCTTGTTCAGGATTGATTTTTGCTTGGAGTGTAAGCTGTGCGCCACCTCGAAGATCCAGCCCTAATTTAGGAGGATGACTTACGATTAGATACACAGCCCCGATTAAAATTGCCAGTACAAAGGCAAGCAGGCGGCTTTGTTTACCCATATTTTTTTGGAGCTTTTTGTATAGCTTTTCTGTATAGCCATTTGAGCTTTACTTAGAGCCAGATTAAACAGAGGATATTTTGAGACATCTGTCATCATACCCCACGAATAGCAGCCCTGAATTGGTTATATAGCTGTCAAAATGATTTGCGGCGCGAAGCGCCGCAAATCATTTTGACAGCTATAAATTTTCTGGCTACAGCTATACAAACCCAACTTAGCAATGCTTTTATTAGCAATTTGATATTCCTGATAAAACCCCAAAATATGGCAGCGGGCCTAGCCCGCCGCCATATTTTGGGGAGCGGTTATTTTGTGTAAGTCCCTAAAGTAGATGAGCATAGTTAATTACAAACCCAAGCCTTTGAGGTTGCGCCCCTGTGGGGCGCAACCTCAAAGGCTTGGGTAATTTATTCTGCACAGATACTTAAAAGGATTGAGTTTTGACAACTTCCAAAGAGACAGGCAATGTACCCGATCGCAACTGTAAAGCAAGTTCAGTCGCCAAATCCTTAGTAAATTGCCCCGCAATAACAGCGCGACCACCTGTAATGCCTTTACCTTGAAATTCAGGCCCAACTATGGGAGCGCTAATTAATTCACCATCCAGAAAAATGCCTATAGCCAAACCTGTTCCCGCAATTTCGCCCGTGGTCTTGGCAAACAAAACGGCACCTTTATCATCAAACGTCATTGCAATTTTCCAAGTACTAGAACCTTTGAATAGCGGATCAGCATGGGCATCTTTGATCATATCGCCACTTAAGACTGGGCTTTCAAAGATGTCCTTAAGAGCTTGAACACTCTTTTTATAAGCTGCCTCATTTGCCGCGATCGCCTTTTGATCGCCAGAATTTTTGAGAACTTCGCGCTGAGCCCTAACTTCCTGCCGCATCTGCAATCTTGCCGTTAACTCATTTTCTGTCCCTTTTTTCTGTTTGCAAAAATCAAGCTGACCATCTGTCCCAATCACCCGCTTAGCTTGAGTAGGATCTTTTACACTTGGTAATTTCACCACCAACTGATTACTACCAACAATCTCAACAGATGCTCCAGAAATTCCTAAACCATTAATGCGATTTTCCAAAACGAGTTTGG is a window encoding:
- the secF gene encoding protein translocase subunit SecF, which produces MRLDVIKNARLYITISTAVILAGIVAMVLSFQQLGSPLRLGIDFTGGSSVTLGLACNAGNCGKPIDISAVRQAIENKGFTNSVIQLVEGKDLKGVSVRTAHLSTDEREKLKSALTESLKQYGEVDPKKSQIDEVGPAIGQQALRNGLLALALSFSGIGIYLAFRFQLDYATFAIIALFHDMLVTVGAFSILGLTMGVEIDSLFIVSMLTICGFSVNDTVVIYDRIRENVKLDAGASNFNQLVNASVNQTLGRSINTSLTATLPLVAIFLFGGATLRFFSLALIIGFLSGAYSSIFNASILLAWWRSRQNPKISQPTLEAN
- the secD gene encoding protein translocase subunit SecD; the encoded protein is MGKQSRLLAFVLAILIGAVYLIVSHPPKLGLDLRGGAQLTLQAKINPEQGINEITPRIMETAKFVVEQRINGLGVSEATILLAGNDQLIVQLPGVNDPAQAERVIGTTAQLDFRKQKKGTESELGARLQVQRAAAIQREILKNSTDQKAIAESEAAYKKSIEDLKGIFERTGLTGNMLKDAVASPTGNGPDSWQVALTFDDKGGDLFAKTTGEIGGTGRSLGIFLDDKLISSPSVGPEFQGKGITGSRAVITGNFNLDTATELALQLRAGALPVPVEIVENRTVGATLGADSILSSIYAGVAGLLLILIFMVLYYRILGAVADIALITYAVITFSLFGLLGVVLTLPGIAGFILSIGMAVDANVLIFERTKEELKAGRTLYKSVEAGFYRAWSSILDSNVTTLIACAALFWLGSGFVKGFAVTLGVGVLTSMFTAITLSRSLMLAMISNPIFRKPEYYGMKAFGKISSTTIDVDANTEDESSDSKNDNKKDNTSGAVL
- the secD gene encoding preprotein translocase subunit SecD: MSNRNHLLAFVLTASLGACISPSASQPSKPSLTQQNAVQITLQAKIPKQGIKAITPQMMERAKLVLENRINGLGISGASVEIVGSNQLVVKLPSVKDPTQAKRVIGTDGQLDFCKQKKGTENELTARLQMRQEVRAQREVLKNSGDQKAIAANEAAYKKSVQALKDIFESPVLSGDMIKDAHADPLFKGSSTWKIAMTFDDKGAVLFAKTTGEIAGTGLAIGIFLDGELISAPIVGPEFQGKGITGGRAVIAGQFTKDLATELALQLRSGTLPVSLEVVKTQSF